Proteins encoded within one genomic window of Panacibacter microcysteis:
- a CDS encoding PLDc N-terminal domain-containing protein, with amino-acid sequence MPFLIGNYYYIIIILQAICVIHCLKKGNEQKWIWLIVFLPLIGCVAYIFTEMFSGNEIQNVQAGVSTIVNPAGKIRKLEKQLQFSDTFNNRILLADAYLAAGTTDKAIELYENSLTGNFSENEYVIAQLIVAYGIKKNYVPILSLAQKIYNIPQFARSKAHIAYALALEHTGNKAQAEKEYGSMKARFSNFEARYQYGLFLIRDNRPGEARQLFKTIAEEEQQLSSRERKHNRTFISLAKEELKHLQTSQVI; translated from the coding sequence ATGCCTTTTTTAATCGGCAATTATTATTACATCATTATCATTCTGCAGGCCATTTGTGTGATACATTGTTTAAAAAAAGGTAATGAGCAAAAATGGATCTGGCTGATTGTTTTCCTCCCGTTGATAGGATGTGTTGCGTACATTTTTACAGAAATGTTTTCGGGGAACGAGATTCAAAACGTTCAGGCCGGAGTAAGTACAATTGTAAACCCTGCCGGGAAAATACGGAAACTGGAAAAACAGCTTCAGTTCAGCGACACATTTAATAACCGTATTCTTTTGGCTGATGCTTACCTTGCTGCAGGGACCACGGACAAAGCCATTGAATTATATGAGAACAGCCTTACGGGTAATTTTTCAGAAAATGAATATGTGATTGCCCAACTGATTGTAGCTTACGGCATCAAAAAGAACTACGTCCCTATTCTTTCGCTGGCACAAAAGATTTACAACATACCGCAGTTTGCACGTTCGAAAGCGCACATAGCATATGCACTGGCATTGGAACACACTGGCAACAAGGCGCAGGCAGAAAAAGAGTACGGAAGCATGAAAGCAAGATTTTCAAACTTCGAGGCACGATACCAGTATGGCCTTTTTCTGATAAGGGATAACCGACCAGGAGAAGCCAGGCAGCTCTTTAAAACTATTGCTGAAGAAGAGCAACAATTGAGCAGCAGGGAGAGAAAACACAACCGCACTTTTATAAGCCTGGCCAAAGAAGAACTGAAACACCTGCAAACATCACAAGTAATTTGA
- the nhaA gene encoding Na+/H+ antiporter NhaA: MVLSKLFSDFFHSEKSGGIVLIICTVFSLVIANSSWQDSYISFWHTNIGGHSLEHWINDGLMTIFFLLIGLELEREIYQGELSSIKNALLPVAGALGGMLFPAGFFLLFNAGTATQDGAGIPMATDIAFSLGILALLGKRVPASLKIFLTALAVIDDLGSIIVIAIFYSGDLSLVNLAVALGVFVLLLVLNRLKIQNLLPYLLGGIVMWYFMLQSGVHATISGVLLAFAIPFGDGSETSTSYKLQHFLHRPVAFGIMPLFALANTAIIINGDWYNHLTEPISAGIFAGLVAGKPVGITLFSFLAVLAGLCTLPGDMKWKHVIGAGMIAGIGFTMSIFITHLAFDEAAIINNAKFIVLLASLASGIIGFAWLKIVMRTGNEQSATPAT, encoded by the coding sequence ATGGTACTATCTAAATTATTCAGCGATTTTTTTCACAGTGAGAAATCGGGAGGTATTGTACTGATCATTTGCACGGTTTTTTCGCTGGTGATTGCCAATTCTTCGTGGCAGGACAGTTACATCAGCTTCTGGCATACAAATATTGGAGGGCACAGCCTGGAGCACTGGATCAATGATGGGCTCATGACGATTTTCTTCCTGCTCATCGGCCTTGAGCTGGAAAGGGAAATTTACCAGGGGGAACTTTCGAGTATCAAAAACGCATTACTGCCTGTAGCAGGCGCACTGGGTGGTATGTTGTTCCCAGCCGGTTTCTTTCTGTTGTTTAATGCTGGTACTGCCACACAGGATGGTGCAGGCATACCAATGGCTACAGATATTGCATTTTCTTTGGGTATACTGGCCTTGCTGGGTAAGCGTGTACCAGCATCGCTAAAGATATTTCTTACCGCGCTTGCTGTTATTGACGATCTTGGCTCTATCATCGTTATCGCCATTTTTTACAGCGGCGACCTGTCGTTGGTAAACCTGGCTGTAGCGCTTGGAGTTTTTGTGTTGTTACTTGTGCTCAACCGTCTGAAAATACAAAACCTTTTACCGTACCTTTTGGGCGGTATCGTTATGTGGTATTTTATGCTGCAGTCGGGTGTGCATGCAACCATTTCCGGTGTTTTACTTGCTTTTGCTATTCCGTTTGGCGATGGTTCTGAGACTTCTACCTCGTATAAACTTCAACATTTTTTGCACCGGCCGGTTGCATTTGGGATTATGCCTTTGTTTGCATTGGCTAATACAGCTATCATTATCAACGGCGACTGGTACAATCATTTAACCGAACCCATCAGTGCAGGAATATTTGCGGGACTGGTTGCGGGCAAGCCTGTTGGTATAACACTGTTCTCTTTTTTGGCAGTGTTGGCTGGTTTGTGTACGCTACCGGGCGACATGAAGTGGAAACATGTAATAGGCGCAGGTATGATAGCCGGGATCGGTTTTACCATGTCTATCTTTATAACACACCTGGCGTTTGACGAAGCGGCTATCATTAACAACGCCAAATTTATAGTACTACTGGCATCACTGGCATCGGGCATTATTGGTTTTGCGTGGCTCAAAATTGTTATGCGCACAGGCAATGAACAATCTGCAACCCCGGCTACATGA
- a CDS encoding RNA polymerase sigma factor, with product MTQEELQVILEDCRQNRRTAQEKLYRFYYADMFRLAQRYSCDHHVALTIVNDAFLKAFKHIALYRENLGQFKSWLKTIVINTAIDHLRSTKKDIRLVHIDQIQEQGDEDFALQHRWKHEELMRHLQALPTITRTVVNLFAFDGFSHKEIALHLDITETTSRWHLSEARKRLRESLQITSPQKTYKI from the coding sequence TTGACGCAAGAGGAGTTACAGGTAATACTGGAAGACTGCCGGCAGAACCGACGAACTGCGCAGGAAAAACTGTATAGGTTTTATTATGCAGATATGTTCCGGCTTGCGCAGCGATACTCATGCGATCATCATGTGGCGCTTACGATAGTGAATGATGCATTTCTAAAAGCGTTTAAACATATTGCTCTTTACAGAGAAAATCTCGGCCAGTTTAAATCCTGGCTGAAAACAATTGTAATCAACACCGCCATTGATCATTTACGTAGCACAAAGAAAGATATCAGGCTGGTTCATATAGACCAGATCCAGGAGCAGGGTGATGAAGATTTTGCTTTGCAACACCGCTGGAAGCATGAAGAGCTGATGAGGCATCTGCAGGCGCTTCCCACAATCACCAGGACCGTTGTTAACCTATTTGCCTTTGACGGCTTTTCACACAAAGAAATCGCATTGCACCTGGACATAACGGAAACCACGAGCCGCTGGCATCTTTCTGAAGCACGTAAAAGGTTACGAGAAAGCCTGCAGATAACCAGCCCGCAAAAAACTTACAAAATATGA
- a CDS encoding AI-2E family transporter, producing MHTLPLTVRRSIELMGLVILGFVIIQGQQIIMPLLMAFFMSIVLLPVYRFLVSKKIPRVLAIVMSLLVMIIVTVLIVLFISSQLKPVISDFPSIKENILKHIDSLSKWFSEKTGMSEDQQTDIVNQQSQKMLDSAGNVLGGAAGSVGSVLIFFGLLPIYTFLILYYKDILVKFIFLWFPKDHYAKVREVIHETESMIKSYLVGLLIQITYITILLGVALMLFGIQHALLIGVIFAILNLIPYIGALFGNIIGVLLTLSSSEELGPVLTVLIAIAVVQFLDNNILMPRIVGGKIKINALASLAGVFVGGALAGIPGMFLSLPLIAVFKIIFDRSEQFKQWGVLFGDELPGEKKKLKTAKK from the coding sequence ATGCATACACTTCCACTAACTGTAAGACGGTCTATTGAACTAATGGGCCTTGTAATACTGGGTTTTGTTATTATACAGGGTCAGCAGATCATTATGCCGCTGCTCATGGCTTTCTTTATGAGCATTGTGTTGTTGCCGGTTTACAGGTTTTTAGTGAGTAAAAAAATCCCCCGTGTGCTGGCAATTGTTATGTCGTTGCTGGTAATGATTATTGTAACAGTCCTGATCGTTTTGTTTATTTCATCGCAGTTGAAACCGGTAATCAGTGATTTTCCTTCGATAAAAGAGAATATTTTAAAGCACATCGATTCCCTGAGTAAATGGTTCAGTGAAAAAACGGGTATGTCTGAAGACCAGCAAACCGATATTGTAAACCAGCAGAGCCAAAAGATGCTTGATTCTGCTGGTAACGTGTTAGGCGGGGCTGCTGGTTCTGTAGGTTCTGTTTTGATCTTTTTTGGCTTGCTGCCAATTTATACTTTCCTCATTCTTTATTACAAAGACATTCTTGTGAAGTTCATCTTCTTATGGTTTCCAAAAGATCATTATGCAAAAGTGAGAGAAGTGATTCACGAGACAGAGTCTATGATCAAAAGTTATTTGGTTGGCTTGCTGATACAAATAACGTACATCACAATCCTGCTCGGGGTTGCCTTGATGCTATTTGGTATACAGCATGCATTACTAATAGGCGTTATTTTCGCGATTTTAAACCTTATACCATATATAGGAGCCTTATTCGGCAATATAATAGGTGTTCTTCTTACGTTAAGTTCTTCTGAGGAACTGGGCCCGGTATTAACTGTGTTGATCGCTATAGCCGTAGTACAGTTTTTAGACAACAATATACTGATGCCGAGAATAGTAGGCGGAAAAATAAAAATCAATGCACTGGCCAGCCTTGCAGGCGTTTTTGTAGGAGGTGCGCTGGCTGGTATCCCGGGCATGTTTCTTTCGCTGCCTCTTATAGCGGTCTTTAAAATTATATTTGACCGAAGTGAGCAGTTTAAACAATGGGGAGTTTTATTTGGCGATGAGTTACCAGGTGAAAAAAAGAAGCTTAAGACGGCTAAGAAATAG